The nucleotide window TAATTCACGTGCAGGCTTTTGAAAAAGCATATAATCTCCAAGCCATTCTGCTTCTGCGTGATAAAGTAACCCCGTACTAGCTATATGCTTTCCATCATTTAATAAATGACTTACTCTATTTAAATAATTAAATAAAATATGCATAAAGCGATATTGTGGATTATAGCCATCTGCATAGAAATGAGGTGGACAATCTGGATCTGGAAAAGCTTTAGCTGTAAATGCATGAGGAACAAAATGAGTTACCCCTCTTACTAACATGTGATCCGTAATCCATTTCATTAATTTAATACCCTCTGACCATCCATATGCACCGTAAACTTCGCACATTGTTCTGTTATGCTTCTTTGGATCCAAATGTCCTAAAGATGCACCCATTTTCGTCATTCCGTAATGAAAAAATTCCCCATCCCAACCTTTGGCTGTCATTGATTTGAATGTTCCTTTGTCCATACCAGGCATAATTTGATTTAAAACTACATCTAGTCCAGCCATATCTTGTTCCCATAAACCTCTGAAATAATGACCAGTGCCATAACCTAATCTTGCATGAGAATTATTATCTTCAATAAGATGACCTATATATTCAATACCATGATTACGGCACCAAGTCCCAAGTGTTCCGGTAAAAACTTCACCATACAATCGGCTTACTAAATCCATATATTTATATCGAATTTGATGTTCAACACCTTCTGCCTCAATTGGAGTAAGTAAGGTTAGTTGTAAGAATTCCTCGTCTGTAAACTCCTTATCAAGACCTTCTCTCCATGGAAATACCATTTCATATCTACCAATAGATCCATCAGATCCATGCATATTTCCAAATCTCGGTTCGTCGGAAAAGAATCCTGCGAACGCTTCCCCAAAATCATCTTTATACCTCTTAAAATGTGGCTCATACACTTCTTCAATTAAAACCTGTACAGCCTCTGGTACTAATGGATTTAAGTATCCTTCCGTATGTTTTTCTCCACCATAAATTGTTTTGAGTAGAACAAAAACTCGCCAATCTCCTTCAGGAATATCCCAATATAAAACACCGTCTTGGACTTGTGAACTTAAATTCACCAAAGTTTGTGAATCAATGCTATTATCTCCAGTTCTCTTTGCTGCTATAACGGCAATCACTTCATCAGGAACTGCATGCATAATTCCATCTAACGATAACTTGTTACCTGGACTTCCCCATTTTACAAGTGTGGATGCATCTTGCAGTGGACCAACAAAATCTAACGAATGAACTTTTAGATACTGTTTCATTTTATCCGGATAATTCTTTACAATCTTGCCATTAGCAGAACCTGTCGGGAAATGAGCATCGTCTAAAACCCAAACCTTCATATTTCGTTTTCTTGCTTCATCCATTATAATATCCATATCTCTCCACCATTTCTCCCCAACAAACTCAGGATGTGGTCTTGATTCAACACATATTGCTCGAATACCTGTATCATGGATTTTTTCAATTTGTTCTCTTAATATCGTTTCTTCTTCTCCATGCAACCATAGAAAAGGCAAAATATAGTTATCTTGATTATTATTTAATACCTCTATTAATTTTCTCATAAGAATTCAGTCCTTATAATTTATTAAGTTTATTCTTCTATTTTACACTGTTGTTTGATTTAATACTTAACCATTTGACTTACCAAACTTAAGTTTCTATAATCTACTAAGAGGAGGTAAATATGACTAGAGATGAGTTAAGAAAATTACTTATACAATTATCTGAAAGTGAAATGCGTCACAAGAAAAATCCCACTTCTGGTTTAAGTATTTACGAAAAGGTCAAGAAAGTAAGATCTAACGGAGAAGAAGTTTTGCTTTTTGATTTTGACCAAGATTTATATGAAATGACTCAAAAGAATACTAAGTTTCCATATAATATAAATAACCAATATTTAAATCATCAAATTGCTATTACACAGCATTCAAGATATTCACTTATACCGACACATATCCATAATTATGTTGAAATGACTTACGTTTATAAAGGTGAGTGTAAACAAATTATTAATGGTAAACTTCTTACTTTACAAGAAGGGGATATTTCTATATTAGATACAAATGTACCTCACTCTGTTTTAGAAACTTCTGAGAATGATATAATCATTAACTTTATTATGCTAAAATCCTTTTTCACTACTGCTTTTTTAAGTAGATTAGGTAGCACTGGTATCATATCGAATTTTCTTATCAATGCTATTTCTCAAACACAAGATCATAACCGCTTTATCGTCTTTCATACTGGAATAGAATCTATTTTCAAAGAAACAGTTGAGAATCTAATGTGTGAATACTTTGAACCTGATATTTGCTCAAAAGAAATAATAGAATCCTACATTGTCATCTTATTTAGTGAAATGCTTAGAACTTTTCAAAGAAATCAAGCAATGTTACATGGAAGCTCTTCTGAAAATAACTTAATACAAATACTTAAATACTTAGAGGACAATTATAAAGATTGCACACTTATTTCAACAGCAAATTACTTTAATTTTCATCCCAACTATTTTAGCTCTTTTATAAAAAAATCTACCGGTCGTACATTTAAAGAATTAATTCAAATACAACGTATGACTAGGGCTTGTATTCTATTAACGAATACATCATTAACAGTGAACGAAATTGCAAATGAAGTTGGTTACCAAAATCTTGGTTTTTTTTACAAAAAATTCACTTCCTATTTCAAGCAAACTCCCAGTGAATTCCGTAAAGGGAATTTGCAATAGATAAAGCCCTGTTAGTACTACCAACAGGGCTTTATCTTTACTTGTAAGTTTAATTAATTGTCATAACTAATTTCCCGGATTCCATATTTATACTTTGATCAAACTTTAAATCTAAAGATTCATAGTCTTGTGTATTAGTTACAATAATAGGTGTGGTTGTGTCATAATTTTCACGTTTAATCCATTCCCAATCTACTTCTGCAATTAACTGGCCTTTTTTAATTCGATCATTTTCTTTTATTTTAATATCGAATGGAGCACCTTTCAGTTCCACCGTATCAATTCCCATATGAATAAGTAATTCTACTCCATCGTCCGAAATTAGACCAATTGCATGCTTCGTATTGAAAACGGATAAAACATTCCCATCAAAAGGTGCATAAACATTCTTGTCTTCTGGGATAATGGCAAAACCTGATCCCATAGAACCACTAGAAAATACCTCATCTTTCACTTCCCCAATCGGAATAATAGTACCTTGAATGGAAGTATAAATAGCCTTATCTTCCACTTTATTAGTTTGAACTTTCTTTGCATTTTTATTTTTAATATTAGTATCTTTAAATCCGAAAAGATACGTTAAGATTGCCGTTCCAATTAAAGCTACTAAAGATGCTATGATAAAAGCGTAAAAACTAGAGTCGACACCTTCTGGATTGATAAATAGTGGAGCTGAAAATAGTGCACTTGCTCCAAAACCAAACATCTTAGCACCCATTACAGCGGTTATACCACCACCTATTGCACCTGCAATTCCAGCCATTACAAACACTCTTTTGTATGCTAGGGATACACCATAAATAGCTGGCTCTGTAACCCCTAAGAGAGCAGAAACAGTCGCTGATCCTGATATTCCTTTTAAAGATTGATTTCTTGTTTTTAAGAAAACTCCCAATGCCGCACCAGCTTGAGCAAAGATAGTCACATTTAAAATTGCATTCACTGGGTCTGAAC belongs to Niallia sp. Man26 and includes:
- a CDS encoding glycosylhydrolase-like jelly roll fold domain-containing protein; amino-acid sequence: MRKLIEVLNNNQDNYILPFLWLHGEEETILREQIEKIHDTGIRAICVESRPHPEFVGEKWWRDMDIIMDEARKRNMKVWVLDDAHFPTGSANGKIVKNYPDKMKQYLKVHSLDFVGPLQDASTLVKWGSPGNKLSLDGIMHAVPDEVIAVIAAKRTGDNSIDSQTLVNLSSQVQDGVLYWDIPEGDWRVFVLLKTIYGGEKHTEGYLNPLVPEAVQVLIEEVYEPHFKRYKDDFGEAFAGFFSDEPRFGNMHGSDGSIGRYEMVFPWREGLDKEFTDEEFLQLTLLTPIEAEGVEHQIRYKYMDLVSRLYGEVFTGTLGTWCRNHGIEYIGHLIEDNNSHARLGYGTGHYFRGLWEQDMAGLDVVLNQIMPGMDKGTFKSMTAKGWDGEFFHYGMTKMGASLGHLDPKKHNRTMCEVYGAYGWSEGIKLMKWITDHMLVRGVTHFVPHAFTAKAFPDPDCPPHFYADGYNPQYRFMHILFNYLNRVSHLLNDGKHIASTGLLYHAEAEWLGDYMLFQKPARELMQNQIDFDVISIDLICEAVIESSQYSINGEYFKAIVIPYAESLPQKLIDKLMEFKLAGIKVFIIDALPSRNEFGAEFKENEFNDIEIVSLKNLAKTLFSNEIYDIKTSEKQPYLRSYHYQHVDSNVYMLFNEDPYKKIETNITLSTDKSVVAYNGFSNQIEAVKQTLIDGKRVVSIALEAYQSIILIESEELVPPALEYSTNKTISGNWKVSFTSSKNYPEFDSVVDLPELQDIAKLKEYETFAGTIRYEINFQLDENCPEDFALNLGRVYEVAEVWVNDQYIGSSIAPPYVFSLSKELVKGENNLIIEVTNNLGRQQQDYLSQYMVLEPVGLLGPIHLLKNER
- a CDS encoding AraC family transcriptional regulator; the protein is MTRDELRKLLIQLSESEMRHKKNPTSGLSIYEKVKKVRSNGEEVLLFDFDQDLYEMTQKNTKFPYNINNQYLNHQIAITQHSRYSLIPTHIHNYVEMTYVYKGECKQIINGKLLTLQEGDISILDTNVPHSVLETSENDIIINFIMLKSFFTTAFLSRLGSTGIISNFLINAISQTQDHNRFIVFHTGIESIFKETVENLMCEYFEPDICSKEIIESYIVILFSEMLRTFQRNQAMLHGSSSENNLIQILKYLEDNYKDCTLISTANYFNFHPNYFSSFIKKSTGRTFKELIQIQRMTRACILLTNTSLTVNEIANEVGYQNLGFFYKKFTSYFKQTPSEFRKGNLQ